In Halobaculum rubrum, the following are encoded in one genomic region:
- a CDS encoding ATP synthase subunit A has translation MSQASETETTEGTGRIKSVSGPVVKAVDLDARMNDVVYVGDEGLMGEVIEIEGDVTTIQVYEETSGVAPQEPVENTGEPLSVDLGPGMLDAIYDGVQRPLDVLEEKMDSAFLDRGVDAPGIDLEKEWEFTPEVEAGDSVEAGDIVGVVPETVTIDHKVMVPPDYEGGVVESVEEGEFTVDEPVVTLENGEEITMHQEWPVREKRPTIEKRTPREPLVSGQRILDGLFPIAKGGTAAIPGPFGSGKTVTQHSLAKFADADIVVYVGCGERGNEMTEVIEDFPELEDPKNGNSLMARTSLIANTSNMPVAARESCVYTGITIAEYYRDMGYDVALMADSTSRWAEAMREISSRLEEMPGEEGYPAYLAARLAEFYERAGYFENLNGTEGSVSAIGAVSPPGGDFSEPVTQNTLRIVKTFWALDADLAERRHFPAINWNESYSLYQDQLDPWFQENVAEDWAERRQWAVDTLDEEGELQEIVQLVGKDALPEDQRLILEVARYLREGYLQQNAFIDVDMYCPPEKTYAILTAIQTYNDEAFDALDAGVPIEDITAIDAAPKLNRIATQEDWEAFVDELKSDITEQIRSLY, from the coding sequence ATGAGTCAGGCAAGCGAAACCGAGACGACCGAAGGAACCGGACGCATCAAGAGCGTGAGCGGCCCGGTCGTGAAAGCTGTCGACCTCGACGCCCGAATGAACGACGTCGTCTACGTCGGCGACGAAGGACTGATGGGCGAGGTAATCGAGATCGAGGGCGACGTCACGACCATTCAGGTGTACGAGGAGACTTCCGGGGTCGCGCCCCAGGAGCCAGTCGAGAACACGGGCGAACCCCTCTCCGTCGACCTGGGGCCGGGGATGCTGGACGCCATCTACGACGGCGTGCAGCGCCCGCTCGACGTGCTGGAGGAGAAGATGGACAGCGCGTTCCTCGACCGCGGGGTCGACGCGCCCGGCATCGACCTCGAGAAGGAGTGGGAGTTCACTCCCGAGGTCGAGGCCGGCGACAGCGTGGAGGCCGGCGACATCGTCGGCGTCGTCCCCGAGACGGTCACCATCGACCACAAGGTCATGGTGCCGCCGGATTACGAGGGCGGCGTCGTCGAGAGCGTCGAGGAGGGCGAGTTCACCGTGGACGAGCCCGTCGTCACGCTCGAGAACGGCGAGGAGATCACGATGCACCAGGAGTGGCCGGTCCGCGAGAAGCGACCGACCATCGAGAAGCGAACGCCCCGCGAGCCGCTCGTGTCGGGCCAGCGCATCCTCGACGGCCTCTTCCCGATCGCCAAGGGCGGTACCGCGGCGATCCCGGGGCCGTTCGGCTCCGGGAAGACGGTCACGCAACACAGCCTCGCCAAGTTCGCCGACGCCGACATCGTCGTCTACGTCGGCTGCGGCGAGCGCGGCAACGAGATGACCGAGGTCATCGAGGACTTCCCCGAACTGGAAGACCCGAAGAACGGGAACTCCCTGATGGCCCGCACCTCGCTCATCGCGAACACCTCGAACATGCCCGTCGCCGCCCGCGAGTCGTGCGTGTACACCGGCATCACCATCGCCGAGTACTACCGCGACATGGGGTACGACGTGGCGCTGATGGCCGACTCCACCTCGCGGTGGGCGGAGGCAATGCGCGAGATCTCCTCGCGCCTGGAGGAGATGCCCGGCGAGGAGGGGTACCCCGCGTACCTCGCCGCCCGCCTGGCGGAGTTCTACGAGCGCGCCGGCTACTTCGAGAACCTCAACGGCACCGAGGGGTCGGTCTCCGCGATCGGCGCGGTCAGCCCGCCCGGCGGCGACTTCTCGGAGCCGGTCACCCAGAACACGCTGCGTATCGTGAAGACGTTCTGGGCGCTGGACGCCGACCTCGCCGAGCGCCGGCACTTCCCGGCGATCAACTGGAACGAGTCGTACTCGCTGTACCAGGACCAGCTCGACCCGTGGTTCCAGGAGAACGTCGCGGAGGACTGGGCCGAGCGGCGGCAGTGGGCCGTCGACACGCTCGACGAGGAGGGCGAACTCCAAGAGATCGTCCAGCTCGTCGGGAAGGACGCCCTGCCGGAGGACCAGCGGCTCATCCTCGAGGTGGCGCGGTACCTACGTGAGGGGTACCTCCAGCAGAACGCCTTCATCGACGTGGACATGTACTGTCCGCCCGAGAAAACGTACGCCATCCTCACGGCGATCCAGACGTACAACGACGAGGCGTTCGACGCGCTCGACGCGGGCGTCCCCATCGAGGACATCACCGCCATCGACGCGGCGCCGAAGCTCAACCGGATCGCCACCCAGGAGGACTGGGAGGCGTTCGTCGACGAACTGAAATCGGATATCACCGAGCAGATCCGCTCGCTCTACTGA
- a CDS encoding ATP synthase subunit B — MKEYQTITEVSGPLVFAEVDEPIGYDEMVEIETPSGETKRGQVLESEDGIVAIQVFEGTTGIDRNASVRFLGETLKMPVTEDLLGRVMDGSGNPIDGGPEIVPDERRDIVGAAINPYSREYPEDFIQTGVSAIDGMNTLVRGQKLPIFSGSGLPHNDLALQIARQATVPEEAGEGEDDDSEFAVIFGAMGITQEEANEFMQDFERTGALERSVVFMNLADDPAVERTVTPRLALTTAEYLAFDKGYHVLVVLTDMTNYCEALREIGAAREEVPGRRGYPGYMYTDLAQLYERAGRLKDREGSVTQIPILTMPGDDDTHPIPDLTGYITEGQIMMDRPLHSQGIEPPVNVLPSLSRLMDDGIGEGLTRADHADVSDQMYAAYAEGEDLRDLVNIVGREALSERDNKYLDFADAFEEEFVEQGFDTNRTIDETIELGWDLLSTLPRTELNRVDEDLIEEHYREDAAASDAEAEEVSAD; from the coding sequence ATGAAAGAGTACCAAACAATCACGGAAGTCAGCGGCCCGCTGGTGTTCGCCGAGGTCGACGAGCCCATCGGCTACGACGAGATGGTCGAGATCGAGACGCCGAGCGGCGAGACGAAGCGCGGCCAGGTCCTCGAAAGCGAGGACGGCATCGTCGCCATCCAGGTGTTCGAGGGAACGACCGGCATCGACCGCAACGCCTCGGTCCGGTTCCTGGGCGAGACGCTGAAGATGCCCGTCACCGAGGACCTCCTCGGTCGGGTGATGGACGGCTCCGGCAACCCGATCGACGGCGGCCCGGAGATCGTCCCGGACGAGCGCCGCGACATCGTCGGCGCCGCGATCAACCCGTACAGTCGGGAGTACCCCGAGGACTTCATCCAGACGGGCGTGTCCGCCATCGACGGGATGAACACGCTCGTGCGCGGCCAGAAGCTCCCGATCTTCTCGGGCTCGGGCCTGCCGCACAACGACCTCGCGCTCCAGATCGCCCGCCAAGCGACCGTTCCGGAGGAAGCGGGCGAGGGCGAGGACGACGACTCGGAGTTCGCGGTGATCTTCGGCGCGATGGGCATCACGCAGGAGGAGGCCAACGAGTTCATGCAGGACTTCGAGCGGACGGGCGCGCTGGAGCGCTCGGTCGTCTTCATGAACCTCGCGGACGACCCCGCAGTCGAGCGGACGGTCACGCCGCGGCTCGCGCTGACGACCGCCGAGTACCTCGCCTTCGACAAGGGGTACCACGTGCTCGTCGTCCTGACGGACATGACCAACTACTGTGAGGCGCTGCGCGAGATCGGCGCAGCCCGCGAGGAGGTCCCCGGTCGGCGTGGCTACCCCGGCTACATGTACACCGACCTGGCGCAGCTGTACGAGCGCGCGGGTCGTCTCAAGGACCGCGAGGGCTCGGTCACGCAGATCCCCATCCTCACGATGCCGGGTGACGACGACACGCACCCGATCCCCGACCTGACGGGGTACATCACCGAGGGGCAGATCATGATGGACCGCCCGCTGCACAGCCAGGGGATCGAGCCGCCGGTGAACGTCCTCCCCAGCCTGTCGCGGCTGATGGACGACGGTATCGGCGAGGGTCTCACCCGCGCCGACCACGCCGACGTGTCCGACCAGATGTACGCGGCGTACGCGGAAGGTGAGGACCTCCGCGACCTCGTGAACATCGTCGGCCGCGAGGCGCTCTCCGAGCGCGACAACAAGTACCTCGACTTCGCGGACGCCTTCGAGGAGGAGTTCGTCGAGCAGGGCTTCGACACCAACCGGACGATCGACGAGACGATCGAACTCGGCTGGGACCTGCTGTCGACGCTGCCGCGGACGGAGCTGAACCGCGTCGACGAGGACCTCATCGAGGAGCACTACCGCGAGGACGCGGCCGCGTCGGACGCCGAGGCCGAGGAAGTCTCCGCGGACTGA
- a CDS encoding V-type ATP synthase subunit F, with protein sequence MSQEIAVIGSPEFTTGFRLAGVRKCENVPDDEKDERLDEAVEETLADDGVGIVVMLDEDLEHLSRTVRRDVEGSVEPVLVTLGGGAGSGLREQIKRAIGIDLMDEEE encoded by the coding sequence ATGAGCCAGGAGATCGCGGTGATCGGCAGTCCCGAGTTCACCACCGGGTTCCGGCTCGCCGGCGTCCGGAAGTGCGAGAACGTCCCCGACGACGAGAAGGACGAGCGGCTCGACGAGGCGGTCGAGGAGACGCTCGCGGACGACGGCGTCGGGATCGTCGTGATGCTCGACGAGGACCTCGAACACCTCTCGCGGACCGTCCGCCGGGACGTCGAGGGGAGCGTGGAACCGGTGTTGGTCACCCTCGGCGGCGGCGCCGGGAGCGGCCTACGCGAACAGATCAAGCGAGCCATCGGGATCGACCTGATGGACGAGGAGGAGTGA